A region of Leishmania donovani BPK282A1 complete genome, chromosome 7 DNA encodes the following proteins:
- a CDS encoding protein kinase, putative — MGMEHYTKVKDLGGTNGAFLARDRQQPDRLVVIKRLADGTQGIEELNASLRLRHPHIVRFLESFVYNGSLFVVMSYESGGDLDGLFHYLTQSHRTPTTHTLLLWFVQLLEALAYCHDSHVIHRDIKPSNILVSEDTKVLYLGDFGSAKTLSTSNVTSTFVGSPMWISPEVLLGTSYGYAADVWSMGCVFYEMATLRKPFSAPSFAHLVQQITWGHITPLPAHVAQEVRSIIHSMLVLDPAQRVTAKAALEVARGALGRAEELRQASPSPLRPAGMPSKSSATSLPPRLTSPPEVVAHQPRQTPPPPSPPPSQPYSSCPSASSTTPPRKGGLTQTAAPPVPTPSDSTPPPSSTVSDPLLVVASEAKAGEDPTPHGSPPSAAAPEFSSQAAVVKQRPGASSPASTLEEPTASPTPQPPVGGAPASMQPPAVLVVAAAPPAPAAKKEATVRDKGAPAASPVVDAQLRVPQQMVLQISTTGFSKPAQRKKAAPKRKNVATHKAGPLPLRQRVPSVPAPTSPPTEAPKFVRQLSTDSLSSRRAAELFAPSRGSSGPTKVVVKAVPPAHVAKRALAVAGNRENPPRVPKESPTREARALQKAPLKPALQLPPKPAALPSDAAPADQWFDQRMRDLCAMENYLHQHRVDDDKVLQTYDARRHKEEQQCESATPGTRAAGRPPAARRRSPATKFASPAQPPGVLVMTPPRHRHLSEGIPAPPALPAAQQQQQRQQRPGAASPFVRQASYVCQGSHPACRSESRQSSLSSTFNGRQASNARARARVSLEEQLKNEEGRVIAREKREAERQRMKELISAQRAAAKQQKRKARKDDAVDVQIVLPDRLHYAPDSAVPAD; from the coding sequence ATGGGCATGGAACACTACACCAAGGTCAAGGACCTCGGTGGCACCAACGGCGCCTTCCTCGCGCGTGaccggcagcagccggaCCGGCTTGTCGTCATCAAGCGGCTGGCGGATGGCACTCAAGGAATCGAGGAGCTCAacgcgtcgctgcggctgcggcacccgCACATTGTCCGCTTCCTCGAGTCCTTTGTATATAACGGTAGCCTGTTCGTCGTCATGTCGTACGAGTCCGGTGGCGACCTCGACGGGCTCTTCCACTACCTCACGCAGAGCCACaggacgccgacgacgcatacactgctgctgtggtttgtgcagctgctggaggccCTTGCGTACTGCCACGATAGCCACGTCATCCACCGCGACATCAAGCCGAGCAACATCCTCGTCTCCGAGGACACGAAGGTGCTGTACCTAGGCGACTTCGGCTCTGCCAAGACCCTCAGCACCTCCAACGTCACCTCCACGTTTGTTGGATCGCCGATGTGGATCTcgccggaggtgctgctgggcaCTAGCTACGGCTACGCCGCCGACGTGTGGTCGATGGGCTGTGTTTTCTACGAGATGGCAACGCTGCGCAAGCCGTTCTCGGCCCCGAGCTTCGCGCACCTGGTGCAGCAGATCACGTGGGGCCACATCACACCTCTCCCGGCACACGTAGCGCAGGAGGTGAGATCGATCATCCACTCCATGCTCGTGCTCGACCCCGCGCAACGCGTGACTgccaaggcggcgctggaggtggcgcgAGGCGCCCTTGGCCGCGCTGAGGAGCTCCGCCAagcgtcgccgtctccacTGCGCCCTGCAGGGATGCCGTCTAAGTCCTCTGCGACGTCCTTGCCACCCCGACTGACGTCGCCGCCAGAGGTGGTCGCGCACCAGCCGCGGCAgaccccaccgccgccgtcccctcCGCCGTCGCAACCCTACTCTTCGTGCCCGTctgccagcagcaccacaccaCCTCGAAAGGGGGGCCTCACGCAGACGGCGGCCCCGCCGGTGCCGACCCCATCGGAttcaacgccgccgccctccagcaccgtAAGCGACCCGCTGTTGGTTGTCGCGTCGGAGGCGAAGGCCGGCGAGGATCCGACGCCACACGGATCCCCTCCCagtgcagccgcacccgAATTCTCGTCGCAAGCGGCCGTAGTGAAGCAACGCCCcggcgcgtcgtcgcctgcGTCGACTTTGGAAGAACCGACAGCTTCCCccacgccgcagccgcctgTGGGGGGGGCTCCCGCGTCAATGcagccgccggcggtgcttgTGGTagcggccgcaccgccagcCCCCGCAGCGAAGAAGGAAGCAACAGTGCGAGACAAGggggcgccggcggcgtcaccgGTGGTGGATGCACAACTCcgcgtgccgcagcagatGGTGCTGCAGATCTCCACCACGGGTTTCAGcaagccggcgcagcgcaagaaAGCGGCTCCGAAGCGCAAGAACGTGGCGACGCACAAGGCAGGCccgctgccactgcggcagcgagtgcCGAGCGTCCCGGCACCGACCTCACCACCAACCGAGGCACCAAAGTTTGTGCGGCAGCTCAGCACAGACTCGCTGTCCAGCCGTCGTGCCGCGGAGCTGTTCGCACCCTCGCGCGGAAGCAGTGGGCCCAcaaaggtggtggtgaaggcggtgccgccggcgcacgtGGCGAAGCGCGCCTTGGCCGTGGCGGGCAACCGGGAGAACCCACCGCGTGTGCCGAAGGAGTCGCCGACGCGGGAGGCGCGAGCGCTCCAGAAAGCGCCACTGAAGCCGGCGCTACAGCTGCCTCCCAAGCCCGCCGCCCTGCCCTccgacgccgcgccggcaGACCAGTGGTTTGATCAGCGGATGCGTGATCTGTGCGCCATGGAGAACTAcctccaccagcaccgcGTGGATGATGACAAGGTGTTGCAGACATACGATGCACGACGGCacaaggaggagcagcagtgcgagTCGGCGACCCCAGGGACGCGTGCAGCAGGGAGGCccccggcggcgcgccgccgcagccctgCGACGAAGTTTGCCAGTCCGGCACAGCCACCCGGTGTGCTTGTCATGACGCCaccgcgccatcgccacctgTCAGAAGGTATCCCCGCTCCACCTGCACTGCCCGCtgcgcaacagcagcagcagcgacaacaGCGGCCTGGCGCGGCCTCGCCCTTCGTGAGACAAGCGTCGTACGTTTGTCAGGGATCGCATCCCGCCTGCCGCTCCGAATCGAGGCAGAGTAGTCTTTCATCCACGTTCAACGGCCGCCAGGCGAGCAACGCCCGGGCGCGGGCGCGCGTgtcgctggaggagcagctgaagaACGAGGAGGGGCGCGTGATCGCGCGCGAGaagcgcgaggcggagcggcagcggatgaAGGAGCTCATCAGCGCACAGCGCGCCGCGGCAAAGCAGCAAAAACGGAAGGCCAGGAaggacgacgccgtcgacgtcCAGATCGTCTTGCCCGACCGCCTGCACTACGCCCCCGACTCCGCCGTGCCGGCGGACTAG